From a single Sinorhizobium sp. RAC02 genomic region:
- a CDS encoding pyridoxal phosphate-dependent aminotransferase gives MNNQTKVEEAGFTPASRIAAIGVSKILQIGARAAAMKKDGLPVIILGAGEPDFDTPDNVKAAAKAAIDRGDTKYTALDGTPDLKKAICEKFRRENNVDYALDEVTVATGAKQILFNAFMATVNPGDEVIIPTPYWTSYSDIVEICGGVPVLIPCDAEAGFRLKAEQLEKAITPKMRWVLFNSPSNPSGAAYGEADYRPLLDVLLRHPHVWLMVDDMYEHIVYDGFKFVTPVAIEPRLKSRTLTINGVSKAYAMTGWRIGYAGGPKALIKAMAVIQSQATSCPSSVSQAASVEALNGPQDFLKDRQASFKHRRDLVVSALNAIPGLACRTPEGAFYTFSGCAGVIGKVTPKGKRIEADSDFTDYLLEDAHVAVVPGSAFGLSPFFRISYATSEAELTEALKRITDAVARLS, from the coding sequence ATGAACAATCAGACCAAGGTTGAGGAGGCGGGCTTTACGCCCGCCTCGCGCATCGCCGCCATCGGCGTTTCAAAAATCCTGCAGATCGGCGCCCGCGCCGCTGCCATGAAGAAGGACGGCCTGCCGGTCATCATCCTCGGCGCCGGCGAGCCCGACTTCGACACGCCCGACAACGTCAAGGCCGCCGCCAAGGCCGCCATCGACCGCGGCGACACCAAGTACACCGCGCTCGACGGCACGCCGGACCTGAAGAAGGCGATCTGCGAAAAATTCCGCCGCGAAAACAACGTCGACTATGCACTCGACGAGGTCACCGTCGCGACCGGCGCCAAGCAGATCCTGTTCAACGCCTTCATGGCGACGGTCAATCCGGGCGACGAGGTGATCATCCCGACGCCCTACTGGACCTCCTATTCCGACATCGTGGAAATCTGCGGCGGCGTGCCGGTGCTGATTCCCTGCGATGCCGAAGCCGGTTTTCGCCTGAAGGCGGAGCAGCTCGAAAAGGCGATCACGCCGAAGATGCGCTGGGTGCTGTTCAATTCGCCGTCCAACCCCTCGGGTGCGGCCTATGGCGAGGCCGATTACCGCCCGCTGCTCGACGTGCTGCTGAGGCACCCGCATGTCTGGCTGATGGTCGACGACATGTACGAACACATCGTCTACGATGGTTTCAAGTTCGTCACTCCCGTCGCCATCGAGCCGCGCCTGAAGAGCCGCACGCTGACAATCAACGGCGTCTCCAAGGCCTACGCGATGACCGGCTGGCGCATCGGCTATGCCGGCGGCCCGAAGGCGCTGATCAAGGCCATGGCGGTGATCCAGAGCCAGGCGACCTCCTGCCCCTCCTCCGTCAGCCAGGCTGCTTCGGTCGAGGCGCTGAATGGTCCTCAGGACTTCCTGAAGGACCGCCAGGCGAGCTTCAAGCACCGCCGCGACCTCGTCGTGTCGGCACTGAACGCCATTCCCGGCCTCGCCTGCCGCACCCCGGAAGGCGCCTTCTACACCTTCTCCGGCTGCGCCGGCGTGATCGGCAAGGTGACGCCCAAGGGCAAGCGCATCGAAGCCGACAGCGACTTCACGGATTACCTCCTCGAAGACGCCCATGTCGCCGTCGTGCCCGGCTCCGCCTTCGGCCTCTCGCCGTTTTTCCGCATCTCCTACGCCACGTCGGAAGCGGAATTGACGGAAGCGCTGAAGCGCATCACGGATGCAGTCGCGCGGCTTTCCTGA
- a CDS encoding Lrp/AsnC family transcriptional regulator: MSISTLGTKDRELLAILSENAREQTATIARKLGLSRTTVQAKIDRLERDGVIAGYGVKLSDAYESGMVKAHVLITIAPKTLSRITTELHAISAVRTLHSVSGNFDLIAVVEAASIAELDHLIDKIGAIDGVERTLSSIILSTRIRR, from the coding sequence ATGAGCATTTCGACGTTAGGCACCAAGGATCGCGAGCTTCTCGCCATCCTTAGCGAAAACGCCCGCGAACAGACCGCGACGATCGCCCGCAAGCTCGGGCTGTCGCGCACCACCGTGCAGGCAAAGATCGACCGGCTGGAGCGGGACGGGGTGATCGCCGGCTACGGCGTCAAACTTTCCGACGCCTATGAGAGCGGCATGGTGAAGGCCCACGTGCTGATCACCATCGCGCCCAAGACGCTTTCGCGCATCACGACAGAGCTGCACGCCATTTCCGCCGTGCGCACGCTGCATTCAGTGAGCGGAAACTTCGACCTGATCGCCGTGGTCGAGGCGGCATCCATCGCCGAACTCGACCACCTGATCGACAAGATCGGCGCGATCGACGGCGTGGAACGCACGCTGTCCTCGATCATTCTTTCGACGCGGATAAGGCGTTAG
- a CDS encoding saccharopine dehydrogenase family protein encodes MKDIVVIGAGKIGSTIARMLAHSGDYRVTVADRSDEQLAAVERHDAVSTVVVDIADAAAMKALLTGKFAVLSAAPYHLTVAIAEAAAAAGVHYLDLTEDVESTRHVKRIAETAKTAFIPQCGLAPGFISIVANDLASRFDSLESVRMRVGALPQYPSNALNYNLTWSTDGVINEYIEPCEAIVESALIEVPALEEREEFSLDGVTYEAFNTSGGLGTLCESLKGKVRTLNYKTIRYPGHAAIMKALLNDLGLRHRREVLKDIFENALPTTTQDVVIIFVTVSGRKGGRLIQETYANKVYSAPIAGALHSAIQITTAGSICAVLDMLADGTLRAEGFVRQEEIALEAFLANRFGHHYAQDQHGARAA; translated from the coding sequence ATGAAAGACATCGTCGTCATCGGCGCAGGCAAGATCGGCTCGACCATCGCCCGCATGCTGGCTCACAGCGGGGACTACCGCGTCACCGTCGCGGACCGTTCGGACGAGCAGCTCGCCGCCGTCGAGCGCCACGATGCCGTTTCGACCGTCGTCGTCGACATCGCCGACGCTGCCGCCATGAAGGCCCTGCTGACCGGCAAGTTCGCCGTTCTTTCGGCCGCTCCCTACCACCTGACGGTCGCGATTGCCGAAGCCGCGGCGGCTGCCGGCGTGCACTATCTCGACCTCACGGAAGACGTCGAATCCACCCGCCACGTCAAGCGCATCGCTGAAACCGCCAAGACGGCCTTCATTCCGCAGTGCGGCCTTGCACCGGGCTTCATCTCGATTGTCGCCAATGACCTTGCCAGCCGCTTCGATTCGCTCGAAAGCGTGCGCATGCGCGTCGGCGCCCTGCCGCAGTACCCCTCCAATGCGCTGAACTACAACCTCACCTGGAGCACGGACGGCGTCATCAACGAATATATCGAGCCCTGCGAAGCGATCGTCGAAAGCGCGCTGATCGAGGTTCCGGCGCTGGAAGAGCGCGAAGAGTTTTCGCTCGATGGCGTCACCTACGAAGCCTTCAACACGTCGGGCGGCCTCGGCACGCTCTGCGAATCGCTGAAGGGCAAGGTCCGCACGCTGAACTACAAGACGATCCGTTATCCCGGCCACGCCGCCATCATGAAGGCACTCTTGAACGATCTCGGCCTGCGTCACCGCCGCGAAGTCCTCAAGGACATCTTTGAAAACGCCCTGCCGACCACCACGCAGGACGTCGTCATCATCTTCGTGACCGTTTCCGGTCGCAAGGGTGGCCGCCTGATCCAGGAAACCTACGCCAACAAGGTCTACAGCGCGCCGATCGCCGGCGCCCTGCATTCTGCCATCCAGATCACGACCGCCGGCTCGATCTGCGCCGTGCTCGACATGCTGGCCGATGGAACGCTGCGCGCCGAAGGTTTTGTTCGCCAGGAAGAAATCGCCCTTGAGGCCTTCCTCGCCAACCGCTTCGGCCACCACTACGCCCAGGACCAGCACGGCGCCCGCGCCGCCTGA
- a CDS encoding FAD-binding oxidoreductase: MIEARHIDTLKSLLGEKGLLTEASDMAAYETGARYDKGRAAFVARPTATEEVSAVVSYCVKNGIALVPQSGNTGLVSGSTPDDSGQQGILSLDRLTAPFELDRVNRTIKAGSGVRLSDLNGKLDETGLFFPIDLGADPRLGGMIATNTGGSRFLRYGDVRRNTLGLTIVLADEAGTVLDLSSDLRKNNTGVDWKQLFIGTSGAFGIITECVLNLEPAPKQSATALLIPSSDEQVSALLVAMEDALGSYLSAFEGMSGNAIRAALDHVPSLRNPFQGGIVPDFVILAEISRSSPPRDGEQPLDAVLEEVLAAIWEREDAPLADAFVGPPHEIWALRHALSEGVKHSGRLIAFDLSFRRGDIMPFLAHMKAEMPGHFEDVTICDFGHIGDGGVHFNLVVAKDDPRLADPDFEMDLRDWVFTVAVEQFDGSFSAEHAIGRKNQAFYDKYTPEDIRRLAAGLKTITSPGSLGAMTF, encoded by the coding sequence ATGATCGAGGCACGCCATATCGACACGCTGAAAAGCCTGCTCGGCGAGAAGGGTCTTCTCACCGAGGCTTCGGACATGGCTGCCTACGAGACCGGCGCGCGCTACGACAAGGGCCGCGCCGCCTTCGTCGCCCGTCCGACCGCGACAGAAGAAGTCTCCGCCGTCGTCTCCTACTGCGTGAAAAACGGCATCGCGCTGGTGCCGCAATCCGGCAATACCGGCCTCGTCTCCGGCTCGACACCGGACGACAGCGGCCAGCAGGGCATTTTGAGCCTCGATCGCCTCACGGCGCCCTTTGAGCTCGACCGCGTCAACCGCACCATCAAGGCAGGTTCTGGCGTTCGCCTCTCCGATCTCAACGGCAAGCTCGACGAAACCGGCCTGTTCTTCCCGATCGACCTCGGCGCGGACCCGCGTCTCGGCGGCATGATCGCCACGAACACCGGCGGCTCGCGCTTCCTGCGCTATGGCGACGTGCGCCGCAACACGCTGGGCCTCACCATCGTTCTCGCCGACGAGGCCGGCACCGTGCTCGACCTCTCTTCGGATCTGCGCAAGAACAACACCGGCGTGGACTGGAAACAGCTCTTCATCGGTACGTCCGGCGCCTTCGGCATCATCACCGAATGTGTGCTCAACCTCGAACCCGCACCAAAACAGTCTGCGACAGCGCTCCTCATTCCGTCTTCGGACGAACAGGTTTCCGCCCTCCTCGTCGCCATGGAAGATGCGCTCGGCAGCTACCTCTCGGCCTTCGAGGGCATGTCCGGCAATGCCATTCGCGCCGCCCTCGACCATGTACCGTCGTTGAGAAACCCCTTCCAGGGTGGCATCGTGCCGGATTTCGTGATCCTTGCGGAAATCTCCCGCTCCAGCCCGCCGCGCGACGGCGAACAGCCGCTCGATGCAGTGCTGGAAGAGGTGCTGGCCGCCATCTGGGAGCGCGAGGATGCACCGCTCGCCGACGCTTTCGTCGGCCCGCCGCATGAGATCTGGGCGCTGCGACATGCTTTGTCCGAAGGCGTGAAACATAGCGGGCGATTGATCGCCTTCGATCTATCGTTCCGCCGGGGTGACATCATGCCTTTCCTCGCCCATATGAAGGCGGAAATGCCCGGTCACTTCGAAGACGTGACGATCTGCGATTTCGGCCATATCGGCGATGGTGGCGTGCACTTCAACCTCGTCGTCGCCAAGGACGATCCACGCCTTGCCGATCCCGATTTCGAAATGGACCTGCGCGACTGGGTGTTCACGGTGGCGGTCGAACAGTTCGACGGCAGCTTCAGCGCGGAACACGCCATCGGCCGCAAGAACCAGGCCTTTTACGACAAATACACGCCCGAAGATATCCGCCGGCTTGCGGCCGGGCTGAAAACCATCACCTCGCCGGGTTCGCTCGGCGCCATGACCTTTTAA
- a CDS encoding aldehyde dehydrogenase family protein has product MTKVDVKQETAALLDKLGVPRAAWQGGDMTSYSPVSGEEIAKLKSISAADAAKAIEAAHEAFKEWRLVPAPKRGELVRLLGEELRAAKADLGRLVSIEAGKITSEGLGEVQEMIDICDFAVGLSRQLYGLTIATERPGHRMMETWHPLGVVGIISAFNFPVAVWSWNTALALVAGNSTVWKPSEKTPLTALASQAIFERALARFGEAPANLSQVLIGDRAIGEVLVDHPKVALVSATGSTRMGKEVGPRLAKRFARSILELGGNNAGIVCPSADLDMALRAIAFGAMGTAGQRCTTLRRLFVHDSVYDQLVPRLKKAYTSVSVGNPLETSALVGPLVDKQAFDGMQKALEAAKAEGGSVTGGDRVADAGKDTAYYVKPAIVEMPKQAGPVLEETFAPILYVMKYSDFDAVLDDHNAVSAGLSSSIFTLNVQEAERFLSVDGSDCGIANVNIGTSGAEIGGAFGGEKETGGGRESGSDAWKAYMRRATNTVNYSKALPLAQGVSFDIE; this is encoded by the coding sequence ATGACGAAAGTCGACGTGAAACAGGAAACTGCCGCCCTTCTCGACAAGCTCGGCGTGCCGCGCGCCGCCTGGCAAGGCGGTGACATGACCTCCTACAGCCCGGTCAGCGGCGAGGAAATCGCCAAGCTGAAGTCCATTTCCGCGGCCGATGCCGCCAAGGCCATCGAAGCCGCCCATGAGGCCTTCAAGGAATGGCGCCTCGTGCCCGCTCCCAAGCGCGGCGAGCTCGTGCGCCTGCTCGGCGAAGAACTGCGCGCCGCCAAGGCCGATCTCGGCCGCCTCGTTTCCATCGAAGCCGGCAAGATCACCTCCGAAGGCCTCGGCGAAGTGCAGGAAATGATCGACATCTGCGATTTCGCCGTCGGCCTCTCCCGCCAGCTCTACGGCCTGACGATCGCCACCGAGCGCCCCGGCCACCGCATGATGGAAACCTGGCACCCGCTCGGCGTCGTCGGCATCATCTCGGCCTTCAACTTCCCCGTCGCCGTCTGGTCGTGGAACACCGCACTCGCCCTCGTTGCCGGCAATTCCACCGTCTGGAAGCCGTCTGAGAAGACCCCGCTCACCGCGCTTGCATCGCAGGCGATCTTCGAGCGTGCGCTTGCCCGCTTCGGCGAAGCCCCGGCAAACCTCTCCCAGGTCCTCATTGGCGACCGCGCCATCGGCGAAGTCCTTGTCGATCACCCGAAGGTCGCCCTCGTCTCGGCCACCGGCTCCACCCGCATGGGCAAGGAAGTCGGCCCGCGTCTCGCCAAGCGTTTTGCCCGCTCGATCCTCGAGCTCGGCGGCAACAATGCCGGCATCGTCTGCCCCTCCGCCGACCTCGACATGGCGCTGCGCGCCATCGCCTTCGGTGCCATGGGCACTGCCGGCCAGCGCTGCACGACGCTCCGCCGCCTCTTCGTGCATGACAGCGTCTACGACCAGCTCGTGCCGCGCCTGAAGAAGGCCTATACCAGCGTTTCCGTCGGCAACCCGCTGGAAACCTCGGCTCTCGTCGGCCCGCTCGTCGACAAGCAGGCCTTTGACGGCATGCAGAAGGCGCTGGAAGCCGCCAAGGCCGAAGGCGGCTCCGTCACCGGCGGTGATCGCGTTGCCGATGCCGGCAAGGACACGGCCTACTATGTGAAGCCGGCCATCGTCGAAATGCCGAAGCAGGCCGGCCCGGTTCTCGAAGAAACCTTCGCGCCGATCCTCTACGTCATGAAATATTCCGACTTCGACGCCGTGCTGGACGACCACAACGCCGTCTCGGCTGGCCTCTCCTCGTCGATCTTCACACTGAACGTCCAGGAAGCCGAGCGCTTCCTCTCGGTCGACGGCTCGGATTGCGGCATCGCCAATGTCAACATCGGCACGTCCGGTGCGGAAATCGGCGGCGCGTTCGGCGGCGAGAAGGAAACCGGCGGCGGCCGCGAATCCGGCTCCGACGCCTGGAAGGCCTATATGCGCCGCGCCACCAACACGGTGAACTACTCGAAGGCCCTGCCGCTCGCCCAGGGCGTCTCGTTTGACATCGAATAA